A window of Arcobacter acticola genomic DNA:
CTTTGAAGCAATTGGTGATGAAAAGTATCTAAATCACCCAGATATGGAAGCTAGACTTTACTGGGCTTTTTGTAGGCCAAATGGCTCTTGTGAAATTCAAATTCAAGATATTGATCCCTTGGTGTCAATTATGGCATTTAATCATTCAAAATTAAATGCTTTAAAAAGATTTTCTTTATTACATAAAGATGTAATAGAAAAAGAAAATCTAAGAGTTAAAATAAAAAATAGAACAAGAATGTTATTTAGAGCTTTGATAGATGATGATTTTTCAGAGTTAAATAAAGTTTTAGATATTGTTCCCGTATTTTTAGATGTGGCGGTTGACCAACTTAAAAATGGAAGAAAATGGAATGATATTTTTGCTGATGAAATAGAAGCAAGTAAGTTTATAAAAAAAGCAGAGATTTTTATGGATGAATCATTTAAAAATGCACTTTATTTTAAATTAAAAAATTATAGTGAATTTTCTTTAGAAAAACTAAAAGAACATTTAGAAGAAATGATAGAAAAAAAAGAGATGATTGATAATATAATATTAGATTATTATAAAAATGAGGGAATTAAATACTTAGAAAAAAACAATCTTCATATACTTCAAAAAATGCTTATTAAAAAATTAACTGAAAAACTAAAGTAAAACTCAATATAATTCTTTTATGAAAAAAGATTTAATTACAAAAAATGGTTTCGAAAAAGTTGTTGAAGAGTTTAAAAGATTACTAAAAGAAAAGACTTATTGGGTAAAAGAGAAAGAAATAGCAGCACAACTTGGTGATAGAAGTGAAAATGCTGAGTATATAGCTGCAAAAGAGCAAATACGAAATACAGATAAAAGACTTCGTTTTCTTGATAAAATTATAAATACAAGTGAAGTAATCGATATCTCACAAATCCCACACAATAGGGTGAATTTTGGCTCAGAGATACAAGTTATGAATTTAGATAACGATGAGGTAAAAACTTTTATAATATTAGGAACACACGAAACAAATCCAAATGAAAATAAAATATCAAATAAATCTCCCCTTGGAAGAGCTTTTTTAGGTAAAAAAATAGATGAAGAGTTTGAATTTAAAATAAATGATAATTTTTATGAATATCAAATAATTTCAATAAAAGAGTATAACTTTGAATGAAGAAATGAATATAAATATAGAAAAATTAAAGCAGATTATTTTAGATAATCTTGAAAATAAAAATGAAGAGTTTAAAAGAGTTTTCCATGGACGAGGAAATTCTTACAGTGATTTTAACTATTTAGTAATTGATAGTATAAATGATATTTTATTAGCTACTTTTTTTGCACAAATTGAAGAGAATATTGAAAAAGATTTGATAAAACTCCTTGATGAAATTTATGCAACAAAAGGTTTTAAAAGCTTAATCATTCAAAGAAGATATTTAAAAGAAAATATGAATGAAGCTTTTAGGGGAAAACTACCTCAAAGTGCAATTGCCATCGAAAATGCCTTAAAATATAATATTAACTTTTTTAATCAAAATATTGGAATATTTCCTGATATGAAAAAAGGAAGAGAGTTTATCCAAGATATATGTAAAGATAAAAATGTACTAAATCTTTTTTCATATACTTGTGCTTTTAGTGTTGCTGCTATTAAAGCAGGGGCTTTTAAAGTTGTAAATGTAGATATGTCAAAATCTGCTTTAACTATAGGCAGAGAAAACCATCGTATAAATAATCTTGATACAAAAAAAGTAAAATTTATGCCCTATGATATTTTAAAATCATGGTCAAGAATCAAAAAAGAAGGTCCATATGATATTATCATTATAGATCCACCATCTTTTCAAAAGGGAAGTTTTGCTGCAACAAAAGATTATGAAAAAATCATAAAAAGATTAGATGAACTAGCGGCCAATAAATGTATAGTTTTATCATGTCTAAATGCTCCTGAACTTGACAGTGATTTTATAAAAAATATTTTTAGTGAGTTTGCAAGTGATTTTGAGTTTGAAAAGAGATTAGAAAATCTTGATACTTTTCCAGCAATTGAAAGTGAAAAAGCCCTTAAAAATCTAATTTTTAAAAGAGATAAATAGTTCTAAATCAATATTTTATTACTTTATCTTAGATATAATCCCAAGCTTAAAAAAATTAATTAGTAGGATTCTTTAATGGAAAGTAAAAATGGGATTATCGAAAGATATGTAAATGGTAATTTGGTAATACAAATATTAGTAGGTATAGTACTAGGTATTATCGTAGCAATGATTTCAAAAGATTTAGCTATGTCTTTTTCTATATTAGGAACCCTTTTTATAAAAGCATTAAAAGCAATCGCTCCTATTTTAGTTTTTATATTAGTTGCAGCTGCAATTGTAAAAAAAGAAGTTGGCGTTAAATCTAATATGAGACCAATTATAACTTTATATTTTGTTGGTACATTTTTAGCAGCATTAGTAGCAGTAATTGCAAGTTTTCTTTTTCCAACAAAACTTGTTTTATTAGATATTCCAACAGAACAATTAACTCATCCTGGAAATATTCTTGATGTTTTAAAAACAATATTATTTAATATTGTAGATAATCCAATAAATGCTATTTTAACAGGTAACTTCATCGGTATTTTAGCATGGGCTATTGCCTTAGGTTTTGCCATGCATTATAGTTCAAGTGAAACAAAAAAACTATTTGAAGATGCATCAATTGGAATTACAAAAATTGTTAAATTTATTATAAAACTAGCTCCTTTTGGTATTTTTGGACTTGTTGCTGAAACATTTGCTCAAACAGGTTTTGCATCATTGATAGCTTATTCTCAACTTCTTTTAGTTTTAGTGGGTTCTATGTTATTTGTAGCATTTATTATAAATCCACTTATTGTTTATATTAAAATCAAATCAAATCCATATCCTTTAGTTTTCACATGTATAAAAGAGAGTGGTATAACTGCATTTTTCACAAGAAGTAGCGCTGCTAATATTCCTATAAATTTAAGTTTATGCAAAAAACTTAATTTAAATGAAGATACATATTCTATTTCTATTCCTTTGGGAGCTACTATTAATATGGCAGGAGCTGCTGTTACAATTACAGTGTTAACTCTTGCAACTGTTCACACTCTTGGTATTCAAATTGATATTGGAACTGCACTTTTATTAAGTGTTATTGCTTCTATCTCTGCTTGTGGAGCATCTGGAGTTGCAGGTGGTTCTTTACTTTTAATTCCTCTAGCTTGTTCTTTATTTGGAATTTCAAATGATGTTGCTCTCCAAGTTGTTGCTATTGGATTTGTAATTAGTGTTGTTCAAGATTCTATGGAAACAGCACTTAACTCTTCAACTGATGTTATTTTTACAGCTGCTTGTCATAAAAAAGATTCAGAAGTTTAAGAATCAACTTATAAGAATAGATAAAATGTATAGTATTAATCTAATACTTTTATCTATTTATTAGGAAAAATTGTTAAAATCGCGCACACAATATAATCAAGGGATTACTTAATGGTAGAAAAAAATAGATGGCTTATGGCTTTAAGTGCTGTTGGCGTTCATATTTGTATAGGCTCTGTATATGCATGGAGTGTATATGTAAAACCAATTCAAGAACAAATGGCTTGGAATTTAACAGACGTTACAATTGCATTTAGTATTGCAATTTTCTTTTTAGGACTAAGTGCAGCTTTAATGGGAAAATTTGTAGAAAAAAATGGTCCTAGAGTTTCAGCAATTATTGCAGCGGTATTATTTGGTTTAGGAACTATGGGTTCAGGCCTTGCAATAATGATAGAATCAAAAGTTTTATTATACTTCTTTTATGGAGTGCTAGGTGGATGTGGTCTTGGAATTGGATATATTTCTCCTGTATCTACACTTGTAAAATGGTTTCCTGATAAAAGAGGAATGGCTACAGGACTTGCAATCATGGGATTTGGTTTTGCTTCTGCTATTTGGGGACCAACTATTAAAATCTTAATAGGAAGTGTTGGAATTTCTGGAACGTTCTTCATCTTAGGTGCAGTTTATTTTGTAGTAATGTTTGCATCTGCACTTTATTTAGAAAAACCACACGATGAGTATTTACCAAAGAAATTTGAGCAAAAAATCAAAGAGGGTAAAAAAGTTATCAAAGAAGATTTAGCACAATTAGGTCTAAATGAAGCTGTTAAAACTCCAAGATTTTATGGTCTTTGGATTATGTTATTTATAAATGTAACATGTGGTATTGCAATTATTGGAGTTGCTTCTCCATTACTTCAAGAAGTTCTTGGAATCTCAGCAATCGCAGCAGCAGCAGCCGTTGGTTTGATGGGAATCTTTAATGGAGCAGGAAGACTTATGTGGGCTTCTTTAAGTGATTATTTAACAAGACCTATTGTTTATGTAATCTTTTTTGCAACACAAATAGTAGCTTTTTACATGTTACCATCAATAAAAGAAATAGTTGTATTTCAAGTAGTTTTATACTTTATTATGACTTGTTATGGAGGAGGATTTGCTTCAATTCCTGCATATATAGGAGATATATTTGGAACAAAAGAACTAGGTGCAATTCATGGTTATATCTTAACAGCATGGGCAGCAGCAGGACTTGTAGGACCACTAATTATCTCAATGGTAAAAGATGCAACAGGTTCATACTCTCAAACACTTTATGTATTTGCAGGATTCTTTGTAATTGCGTTTGTTGTTTCAATAGCAATGATTATAAATATAAAATCAGTTCAAAAGAAAAAAGTAAAACACTAATAGATTTAAGAGTAGGAAAAAATTTCTACTCTTTAATTTATTTCTTTTAAGCTTCTTCTTTTATCTATTTTCATAAAAACCATCCAAATAAACCAAAAAAGAATAGTAATTCCAAGTGCTGCGTAAATAGCAGGCATTGGATTGTCCAAGTTACTAATAGATCCTGCATATGTTATGACACATACATATGGAATAGTTCCTAAAAACCATGCAAATAAAAATCGTTTTAAAGACATATCACAAGCGCCTGCAAGGCAAGATGAAATTTCTGGAAGCATAGGAACAGCTCTTGATAAAACAAGGACTAAAACACCATGTTTATTGAACAAATCTGTCATTTCTTGTTTTTGTTCTTCATTTGATGATAATTTATCTAATACTTTCATACCATATTTTCTTGATAGAAAATATCCAGTTAAAGAAGCACTTAATAGCCCAATAGTTGTATAAAATAAAGCTAATTCAAAGCCTATAAAATATCCAGCAAGTATGATAATAGTCATAGTAGGAACGGCAATAAATAAATCAATAAATAAAAACAGTACAATCAACGCACCTAATATATATGAAGGTTGCGATTTCAAATTTGTAAAAATCTCTTTGATATCCTCAACTGTAAGAATTCCTGTAAATTTTATAAGTAGTAAAGTAATAGTAAATATACTTACTAAAATTAAAATAGTTTTTATCAAAAGTTTCATTATATAATCTCTTGTTTTTAAAGATTATAAACACAAAAAGTTAATGAAGTGTATACCTTTATTTATTTGCTAGTTTGATTATTGTAGCATTGCTTGTTTAATTGTAATAATTGATAAATCCAAAAAAAGAAAAACATAATAATGCAAAGTAATGAAATCACAAAAGAAAACATAAATAAACTTGTAGTAACTTTTTATACAAAAGTCTTAAAAGATGAAAAAATATCTCCTTTTTTTATTGAAAAATTGGGAGCAGATATGAAATCAGAGATTTGGCAAAAGCATATAACATTGCTTACAAATTTTTGGTTTACAATATCTTTCGGAAGAGGGGAATACAATGGCTCACCATTTGCTCCTCATATGCAAATATCAGGATTAGATAGAGAATCATTTGAAAGATGGTTAAAACTATTCTTTGAAGCTCTTGATAAGATTTATGTGGAAGATATTGCACTTAAATTTAAAGAAAGAGCTTCTATAATTGCTAGTAATTTTATGAGAAACTTATCTATTTAGAAATATAGATATAAACAGATTTCTTGTTTATATCTTTCTTACATCCACATAAATACCTGATTGGAATTCATCAATTCTATTAATCAAAGTATCTATTTTAATAACTGTTTCTTCAGGGCTTTGAACTATCCCTTCATTTAATTTTTTAGCTGATGTAAAAATCTCTTCATCTATTTCAAATCTTATATAATCTGTCATTGGTGTTTTAATAACTCCAGGAGCAACAGCAAGTATTTTTGTGTTTGTCATTTCATTTGAATACAGATTTACAAGCATATTTACGCCTGCTTTTGATAAACTATATGAACCCCAACCTTTATATCCAGTTAATGAAGCTCCTGAAGAGATGAACAAAATATTTTTTACTTCTATTTTCATAAAAATATCAAGGAGTTCTTTGTTTGCATAAACATTTAAGTCATAAACTTCTTTCATTTCATCTATTGATAGTTCTTCTAGTATTTTGATTTTTCCTAGCATTCCTGCATTTAAAAATACTATTTCAATATTGTTTATCTCTTTTATGAAGTTTGTAAGCTCTTGTTTTATTTTTGTAACTTGTGATAAATCAAAACTTTTATGAATAAAATTTTCATCAAAAATATCTGGTTTTTTTCTACTGATTCCATAAACTTTATATTTTTTTTCTAAATAGTATTTTGTAAGAGATAGTCCAAGACCTGAACTACAACCTGTTATTAAAATTTTTTTTTGCAAAATAAGCCTTTGTGGTTTTTTTTATTTTAGTAAAGCTTTGCTTATAATAGATTATATTTTAAACAGTTTACATAATATTTTTTTACATAATGATGTATAATTTTTTTAATTAATGCTTTGAGGAAAATATGAAAAAATTATATATTATAAAATGTGGTTCTACTTTTGAAAACCCAAATGGTGATTTTGAAGATTGGATTATTGAAAAACTTGAAAAAAAAGATTTAAATATCTCTACAATTGATCTTCAAAAAAATCATCCTTTACCTATGCCTAGAAAAAACGATGCTATCATCATAACAGGTTCACACAGTATGGTAACAGATGAAGAGTCTTGGAGTTTAGAGCTTGAAAAATGGCTTCCCAAAATTATAGATGAGCAAATACCTCTTCTAGCTATTTGTTATGGACATCAATTATTAGCAAAATGTTTAGGTGGAGTTTCAGGTTATCATGAAAATGGAATCGAAATAGGAACAGTTGATATATTTTTAGAAGATTTTGCAAAAGAAGATGAGCTTTTCTCAAAACTTCCAAATAGTTTTAAAGCTCACACCGTTCACTCTCAAACAGTAGTGGAACTGCCAAAAAATGCCATAAGACTGGCTTTTAATAATCATGATATAAATCATGCTTATAGGGTAGGGTCAAAAGCTTGGGGAGTGCAGTTTCATCCTGAATTTGATGCGAATGCAATGAATTTATATATAAATGAAGTCTCTAAAAAGAAAAATCTAGAAGTAAATAAACTTATAAAACAAAGTGAGGAAACCATAGCTGCCACTTCTATTATAAAAGAGTTTGAAAGATTGTTTTGTATTTAAACAATCTTTCGAAATAATACATAAAGAATGTATAAAAAAACAATAGGTAAAAATATTGTTTGAAAAATAAAAACAATAATCAAATCTATTAAATACTGACTTGAATTATCAACAGCATTTTTATACTCATCAATCTTTTTCTCATAAAAACTCATATCAAATTTTTCTGCAATTTTATTAAAAAATGAGCTCTCTTCTTTTTGTATTACAGTATCTTTATTTATTTTACTTACCTCTTCTTTTACTTGCATAATATTTTCATTTAGTGTTTCTATATTGTATTGAGGTTTTACAAAATAGTTATAAGAAACATCGTTTATATAGACTATAAAAGGAATAGAAAATCTTAGAAAAAGCAGTATAAAAGTAGCTTTGAAAAAGATATTTCTGATTATTTCATCCTTTGAAAAACGAACAAATAGCCAAATATTAAAAACTAAAATAAAAGCAAAAAGCACATAGTTGTAAATATCATTTGTTAAAAAACCTAATAAAATCTTTTGAATTCCAAGAGAAACTAAACTTGCAAGCATTATTAGTGAAAATTGCTCAACAAGATCATTTATGGGATCAAGTATTTCTCCAACAGCAACAACTACAAAGGGCAGATTTATTTCTGTTCCTTGCGCTAGTGATATTACACCATTTAAAGCTTTTGCACTTCCAAAAACTATTACAGCTTGTTTAAATGAGTCATCAACCAATTTTTTAGAGTTTTCATCAAGTGTAAAAGAAAAAGCGAAAAATAAAGCTATGCAAGTAAATACAAGTAATAAAAGTTTATTCCAATTGTTTATAATAAATGTTTTCATGGAAGCAATTATAGCAGATTAATAAACAAGAAAATTAATTAAATATTGGATAAAATCTATCTTATTTAAAACAAGGAATATAAAATAGAAAATTTTATTAATAATATTCAAGAAGCTATAGGCTATATGACTTCTTGGGAAATGCTGGCTGTATTTTTGTCAGTTTCTTATATACTTTTAGCCATAAAACAAAATCTATGGTCTTGGGTTGCTGCATTTTTTAGTACTTTGATTTATAGCATACTTTTTTTTGATGCTTCACTTTTAATGGATAGTGCTTTAAACATCTTTTATTTAGTAATGGCTGTTTATGGTTGGTATTCTTGGAAATATGGAAATATAAAAGCTCAAAATGAACAATTAAAAATCACTACTTATGGAATAACAAACAATTTCAAAATCATTGGTATTTTGATTCTTATATCTATTGTATTGGGCTATATAATGGCAAACTATACAAGTGCTGATTTTGCATATTTAGATACTTTTACTACAGTATTTGCTGTATTTGCTACTTATATGCTTGCAAAAAAAGTTTTGGAAAATTGGATTTATTGGGTTGTTATAGATACTGTTTCTATTTATATTTATATACAAAAAGGCTTTTATTTAACAGCTGTATTATTTGCTATCTACACAGTTCTAGCTTGTGTTGCATATATCCAATGGAAAAAAGAGTATAAAAATCTTGAACTTAAATCTGCTTAAAACATATAATATTTTTAAAGAAGAATTATTAAGCCTTGAGATATTAAAAAATCAAGGCTTTAATAATGTAAGTTATCTTTTAAAAACTACAGGAAAATCATATATAATAAGAGTTTTTAAATCAAATGAAAGCGTAAATATAAGCAGAGAATTTGAATTTAAAACTCAAAAAAAAGCACATAAACAAAAGATTGCTCCTAAAGCTATTTTCTTAAATAGTGAATTTATGATTTATGAGTATAAAAAAGGTATTCATAAAACAAAACTTAAAAATTCTGATATTAAAAATCTTGCAAAACAGATAAAAAAACTTCATAAAATAAAAACAAAAGCAAAAACCTATGATTTTAAAAGTGATTTATTAAACTATAAAAAGATGTTAAAAGATGAAAAAAGTAAAAAAATCATAAGTGAATCACTTAAAAGTTTAAAAAAACTAAAAAAGTTCAAAAAAGAATTAGTTCTTACACACCATGATTTAAATCCTAAGAATATCATTTTTTATAAAAATAAAATAAAAATTATAGATTGGGAATATGCAGGAATAAATGATAGATTTTTTGATTTGGCTGCTATTTGTATTGAGTTTAAATTAAATAAAAAAGAAGAAGAATTATTCTTATCTTATTATTTAAAAAAAATAGATAAGAACAAATATTCAAAACTAAAAAACTTTAAAACAATATATAAAAACCTTTGTGATTTATGGTTTGAAAAATTAAACTATTTATAAAAAAGATATAATTGCTTTATGAATACAAAAAGAATATTAAAAAAAGAGTTTTTCATAACTTTATTTATCAAACAAAATAAATGGCATAGATTTGGTATTTTAGTACATACCTTAGCTGTAGCTTTTCATGTTTTTAAAGCCAAAAAATACTCTATGCTAAGTGCTGCTTTTTTACATGATATTGGAAAACCCTATGTTGCTTATCAAACAAAAGAAGATAAAATCACAGGTGAATACTCTTTTCATAATCATGAAGAAGCTAGCTACCATATTATAAAAAACTGGAAAATTTCAGAATATACAAAAAAACTTGTTCGATATCATTATCTAATAAGAGGAATGCAAAAAGCAAAAGAAAAAAATCACTTAGGCAGATACAATCGTATGAAAAGAGCTTTTGAAAACCTTGATGAGAATTTTAAAAAAGAGTTAGAGCTTTTTATGCATTTTGATGATTTGGGAAAATCTTGCTTTTTTGAATCTAATAATCACTTGAATTAAATTTTTTTTGATAAAGAAAATCTATATTAAAAAGGATTTTTTATGGAGATAGCTATTATTCTAATTTTTTTAGTAAATTCTTATATAAATACCTTGTTCTGTGAAAACTTTTGGATTTGTTCTTACTTTAGCAAAATTTGCGGTCAAATTTTTTGACCGCAAATTCTCAAACTCAATATCTGATAATTCAAAATAAAAATCTTCCAATTTGTTAAGTTTTTGTTTGTTCAAGCCAGTATCTAATAATCATTTGAATTAAATATCGCTTGAAATATTTAAGATATTAAATTTTTTTTGATAGAATAATCACAACAATATATTTTAGAAGTTTTACTTGTAATTTAAATTTGAAAAATAGGAAAAAATATGAGTTTTGAAGAACAAGGCTTTTTTGATAAGGTTTACCATAGAAATGGGAAACTATATAAAAAAGTAAATAAAGAAAGTATAGAAGAAATGATAAACGCTGTTAATAGTAAATCATTTTTAAATAAAGATTTATTGATTGTAGATATTACAGATGAAAAAATTAGAAGCTATAGTAAGATGTTAGAAATATTAGAAGCCCAAAATATCGAAGAATTATCAGTTAAATTAGATAAATTAAAATATAAAGTATATTTACGAATAAGAATTAAAGATTAGTGAATTATATGTCCTACTTTTGGAATTCTTTCCTTGTTTCCAACGTACACGTTGGGAATGCATATAAAAACCAAATAAAATAAGAGAAACAAAAATGAATAGAAGTAGATATAAAATATATGAACCAACATATCTGCATTTTATGACCTGACCCCCTTTTTTCAATTTTTCAATTTAAACGAACGTTATAGCACATCACTAACTAATTAATTATACTTACCTTTTTTATATACGATATATGTACAAAAAAATTAAATATATACATTTTTCTAACTTTTGGCTAAGAAAGTATTATATAAGCTAAAAAGTTATATTCTAAACAAATAATAAATTTACTTGAATGAATATATAATATAAGGACTAATATGGAAATCTTACTATTTCTACTTGTAGGAATTATTTTAATACTTGTTCTAAAAAATATTTTTAGAACATTTGCAGTAACAAAAGAGCTTAAGTTTGTTGTAAACACGTTAACGGATATAAAGGATAATAAGTTAACGTTAACAAAGGTAAAAGAACAACTAGATGCTCAAAATATTGAATATTCCTTAAGTGATGATGGAACCTTGTATTGGCAAAATCCAAATAATAATAATTGGATTTTTATTTTTGACAGATTGAGTTTCTCTGTTTCAGTGCAATCTCATGAAGAGTCATTATATAACGGTATTGAATTAAAACTTTGTTTATATGGTTCTTCTTATGATGAGGCTTGGACTGAAGGCAAATTTGTAAACTATATAGCTAAGCCCACAGTTGAGACAATAATGATGATTAGAAAATTTCCATACTATAATGTGAAATTAGTTGATTTCTTTACAACATAGGGAGTTTTGATGAGTTTATTTTCATTTTTCCCAAATTTACTTGCAAAAGCTAAAGCATCTATCATTGTTGAAAACTTATTAATAATTCAAAATGAAAGATTTAATTTTGACGATAACATAAGTAAAACTTCCCAAGAACTTATTAACCAAGTTTTTGAGTCTATGCCAGATGTTTATGAGGGTAAATTTGGAGTTAGACCACATAAGATAACAGTAGCTATTACAGCATTAGCTGAAGGATTAAACAAAACAAATATAAACGATAAATATTTTACGCCTTTTGTATTATCATTAGCAACTGCTTTAAATGAAGTAGAAGTAAATTCAGGTTTTTATCATTTTACAAATATTGATTATACACTACTTAATTCAAGTATAAAAATATTAGAAGAAAAAGAAAGAGAATTTGAACTGAAGAATAAAGATATCTTAGATAACTTTGATTTTTTATCAAAAGATTTAAATAGTAAGAAAGAATCTAAAGAAAATAAACTTCAACAAATGAGGAAAGCATCAAACCTTAACTTAAAATAGTATCATGATTTGTAATTATATTACATGAGGCACAAGTAATATAACACACTTAACCAAAAAGATTAAAAAGTATAATTCCCCGTACTACAACATCAAATACTTTTAAGAACTTTCAAAAAATCAAACTTCTTTAAAACTAATTATTATTACTATTGAAAAGTAAGCCAGAGAATAAAGGTTTCTAACTCAAGCAGTAACAATATGAGCTCTTCAAATGTATTTACGACTAGAAAGATTAAAACGAGAAAAATATAAAAGTGATTGATTATTAACTATAAAATATTTTGTGATGAGAGCTGTCATTTACAAAATGATGCTTGGGATAGTAAGACACTAGGGGCTTTAAAATGTCCAAGGAAAATACAAGGAAAATAGGGGTCAGGTCATGAATTTCCACTTTTAATAAAATAAAAAATAAAATTATTATATACTAATCCTAATATTGTATTGTAAAAGGATAAAATATGCCAAGAAGAGTAAGAATAGAATTAGCAGGCTTTCACCATGTATATAATAGGTCAGTAGAAAGAAAGTATATTTTGCAATATCCAATTGATAAAGATAAGTTTTTAGAGATATTAAATGAAGTTTGTGAGAAATATAAACTAAAAATACACTCATATTGTATTATGGATAATCATTACCATTTATTACTAGAAAATTCACTGGAAAATTTATCTTTGGCAATGAGACAATTAAACTCTAAATATGCAACATATTATAATAAGAAGTACAATAGAGTAGGTCATTTATGGCAAGATAGGTTTAAGTCATGGTATGTGTTAAATGAAAACTATTTGTATATTTTATATAAATATATAGAATCAAACCCAGTGAAAGCAAATATGACAAAGAATATAGGAATTTATAAATACTCATCTTCTTATACAATCCTAAATAACTGTATAGAAAAGTGTTTAGATAAATCTTTTATAATAAGAGATTTTTCAGTAAAAGAATTAGCTATGTTTTTATCAATACCTTTAAATAATGAAGAAGTTAAAAATATAAATAGTATT
This region includes:
- a CDS encoding class I SAM-dependent methyltransferase; translated protein: MNIEKLKQIILDNLENKNEEFKRVFHGRGNSYSDFNYLVIDSINDILLATFFAQIEENIEKDLIKLLDEIYATKGFKSLIIQRRYLKENMNEAFRGKLPQSAIAIENALKYNINFFNQNIGIFPDMKKGREFIQDICKDKNVLNLFSYTCAFSVAAIKAGAFKVVNVDMSKSALTIGRENHRINNLDTKKVKFMPYDILKSWSRIKKEGPYDIIIIDPPSFQKGSFAATKDYEKIIKRLDELAANKCIVLSCLNAPELDSDFIKNIFSEFASDFEFEKRLENLDTFPAIESEKALKNLIFKRDK
- a CDS encoding TVP38/TMEM64 family protein; the protein is MKLLIKTILILVSIFTITLLLIKFTGILTVEDIKEIFTNLKSQPSYILGALIVLFLFIDLFIAVPTMTIIILAGYFIGFELALFYTTIGLLSASLTGYFLSRKYGMKVLDKLSSNEEQKQEMTDLFNKHGVLVLVLSRAVPMLPEISSCLAGACDMSLKRFLFAWFLGTIPYVCVITYAGSISNLDNPMPAIYAALGITILFWFIWMVFMKIDKRRSLKEIN
- a CDS encoding GreA/GreB family elongation factor, whose amino-acid sequence is MKKDLITKNGFEKVVEEFKRLLKEKTYWVKEKEIAAQLGDRSENAEYIAAKEQIRNTDKRLRFLDKIINTSEVIDISQIPHNRVNFGSEIQVMNLDNDEVKTFIILGTHETNPNENKISNKSPLGRAFLGKKIDEEFEFKINDNFYEYQIISIKEYNFE
- a CDS encoding group III truncated hemoglobin, yielding MQSNEITKENINKLVVTFYTKVLKDEKISPFFIEKLGADMKSEIWQKHITLLTNFWFTISFGRGEYNGSPFAPHMQISGLDRESFERWLKLFFEALDKIYVEDIALKFKERASIIASNFMRNLSI
- the pnuC gene encoding nicotinamide riboside transporter PnuC translates to MTSWEMLAVFLSVSYILLAIKQNLWSWVAAFFSTLIYSILFFDASLLMDSALNIFYLVMAVYGWYSWKYGNIKAQNEQLKITTYGITNNFKIIGILILISIVLGYIMANYTSADFAYLDTFTTVFAVFATYMLAKKVLENWIYWVVIDTVSIYIYIQKGFYLTAVLFAIYTVLACVAYIQWKKEYKNLELKSA
- a CDS encoding SDR family NAD(P)-dependent oxidoreductase, which translates into the protein MQKKILITGCSSGLGLSLTKYYLEKKYKVYGISRKKPDIFDENFIHKSFDLSQVTKIKQELTNFIKEINNIEIVFLNAGMLGKIKILEELSIDEMKEVYDLNVYANKELLDIFMKIEVKNILFISSGASLTGYKGWGSYSLSKAGVNMLVNLYSNEMTNTKILAVAPGVIKTPMTDYIRFEIDEEIFTSAKKLNEGIVQSPEETVIKIDTLINRIDEFQSGIYVDVRKI
- the sstT gene encoding serine/threonine transporter SstT, with the protein product MESKNGIIERYVNGNLVIQILVGIVLGIIVAMISKDLAMSFSILGTLFIKALKAIAPILVFILVAAAIVKKEVGVKSNMRPIITLYFVGTFLAALVAVIASFLFPTKLVLLDIPTEQLTHPGNILDVLKTILFNIVDNPINAILTGNFIGILAWAIALGFAMHYSSSETKKLFEDASIGITKIVKFIIKLAPFGIFGLVAETFAQTGFASLIAYSQLLLVLVGSMLFVAFIINPLIVYIKIKSNPYPLVFTCIKESGITAFFTRSSAANIPINLSLCKKLNLNEDTYSISIPLGATINMAGAAVTITVLTLATVHTLGIQIDIGTALLLSVIASISACGASGVAGGSLLLIPLACSLFGISNDVALQVVAIGFVISVVQDSMETALNSSTDVIFTAACHKKDSEV
- a CDS encoding L-lactate MFS transporter, whose translation is MVEKNRWLMALSAVGVHICIGSVYAWSVYVKPIQEQMAWNLTDVTIAFSIAIFFLGLSAALMGKFVEKNGPRVSAIIAAVLFGLGTMGSGLAIMIESKVLLYFFYGVLGGCGLGIGYISPVSTLVKWFPDKRGMATGLAIMGFGFASAIWGPTIKILIGSVGISGTFFILGAVYFVVMFASALYLEKPHDEYLPKKFEQKIKEGKKVIKEDLAQLGLNEAVKTPRFYGLWIMLFINVTCGIAIIGVASPLLQEVLGISAIAAAAAVGLMGIFNGAGRLMWASLSDYLTRPIVYVIFFATQIVAFYMLPSIKEIVVFQVVLYFIMTCYGGGFASIPAYIGDIFGTKELGAIHGYILTAWAAAGLVGPLIISMVKDATGSYSQTLYVFAGFFVIAFVVSIAMIINIKSVQKKKVKH
- a CDS encoding glutamine amidotransferase produces the protein MKKLYIIKCGSTFENPNGDFEDWIIEKLEKKDLNISTIDLQKNHPLPMPRKNDAIIITGSHSMVTDEESWSLELEKWLPKIIDEQIPLLAICYGHQLLAKCLGGVSGYHENGIEIGTVDIFLEDFAKEDELFSKLPNSFKAHTVHSQTVVELPKNAIRLAFNNHDINHAYRVGSKAWGVQFHPEFDANAMNLYINEVSKKKNLEVNKLIKQSEETIAATSIIKEFERLFCI